The following is a genomic window from Neurospora crassa OR74A linkage group III, whole genome shotgun sequence.
TAGAATGGATATATCTCTCCTTACTTCTACATTTTCTAGCGATCGTTGATAGCTGTTCCTGCTATTCAAACACTGTGGCGGCATGCAGTCATAATGCAGTGCGCGATGGACCGGAGCCTTCTACGTCTTTCTACATGACCCCACTCCTCTGGTGTAGTGTTGAATATCGTCAGGAGTTATGGACCCCGCCATAACACAAGCTggccccctcccctcctcttccgctcTCTGCTCCGTACATGGCAACTTGCTTGGAACCAAATCATTACCCATATTTAACACAATTCTTTGACACTGCTTCACTTTCGCGATCTACACGCCAGTAAAGTATTTCAGAAGCGCTTCTTCAATTCGAACATCTGAATCAATAGTCAGAATTACTGCTCGCCGCAAAGAGTCAGGATGCCGGTCGACTACAGCAAGTGGGTAAGttacccttttttttggCCACCATGAGTGCAACTCGTGGAGAGATGCACTGACATGCCGATTCAGGATGCGCTGGAGCTCAGCGATGACTCTGATGTCGAGGTTCATCCCAACGTCGACAAGCGGTCTTTCATTCGTGCCAAGCAGAACCAGATTCATGCGGAACGCCAGCAACGCAAGCTCCAGATCGAGACCCTCAAGTACGAAAGAATCATCAATGATACTCTGATCAAGCGGATCTCCTCCCTACTTGCCTCTCTCAAGGCCCATGCTTCGGAAGTCAGCTCGCGCAACCCAGGCGAGGTGGCCTTCCAGGCTGTCATAGAGTCGGCCGCTGGTCTAGATCCCAAGGATGACCAGCCCCCACCAAGGCCTGCCGGTGTTCACAATGCAGAACAACCCCTGCCTACGTACACCAAGATGATGGCCACGCTTCTTGACGATGTCAACAAGAccttggaggagaagaaagtcGAGCAAGACAAGAGATACGAAGCTACTATCGCGGAAGTGGAGGAGCACCTCAAGAAAGTCACAAACCTACAGGGCGAGTTGCTCAACAAGCTTGACGAGCTGGAAAAGATTGACAAGAGCAAAATTACGAGCGAGTCTATCCACACGGGCTTTGACAGCACGCACATCAACAAGGCGAAGGCCTCTACCTCAGGagacaagaaggaggcgtCCAAGGTCGAACTTCTAAACCCGAACTACAGCGCCACCGATAGCCTACCTGCACCCAGCACGACTACgaacgatgatgacgatgatgctgAAATTGAGGCTTCTCCTGCCGCCAAACAATTTGCTTCGATCAAGGCAGACGACTACCGGGAGTCCCTCGCCTTCCTTACGAAACACCCAGAAATCCTTACCGAAAAAGAAACCGATGGTCTGCTCGTCCTCGCTTTCGACGCACAGCTTCAAAATCGTGACGACTATGCTCGCAATTGCGTCCACCAAGCACTCCTGCTGCAATACTGCCGGGCTTTGGGACGCGACGGTGTCGCTTTATTCTTCAAGCGCATCACGACACAAGGCCACCAGGCCCAGGAGGTCTTCTTCAAGGATGTGCAGGACACATTTTACAAGATCAAGAACAGGGCCAGAGAGATCAACCTGCAGAGGGCAAAGGAAGAGGCCGAAGGTGGCAGCCAAGAGGGAGTGGAACAGATCCAACTGCATGCGGTAGAGCCTGGTACGGtgatcaacatcaacattcCTCCAGCTGACAGTGAAGACCCGGAGGTACAGCAAGCTAGAGCTATCTTTGAAAGCTTTAGTCccgagatgaagaaggcTCTGGAATCGGGCAAGTTGGATGAGGTGAACAAGGTTCTGGGCAAGATGaaggttgaggaggctgaggagttGGTGAGCAAATTTGGAGATGTAAGTTGACAGTCGTTTTCTTCCGTGTTGATTTGCTGCAAGAACAGAATTGCTAACATGAGGTCTTTAGGCTGGTGTTTTGAGTCTCGAGGAGGAAATCATTGACGCCACTACACAAGAGGGCCAggaaaagtggaaggagatCGAGGCTGCCAAGAAGCACGCAGATGAGCCCGCTGGTGACCCGGAATGATTAATGTAAGACGCCGTCTTCGTACCTTTCGTTCTGGCTTGGAACATGTTTAGGACATAGGCATTGTAATTTCGACGGACATAGCAACGAACATAGGAGCATACCAGGCTTCAAGCTATATCAAGGTCATGTGTTAGCTCTGCCCTGTTTTCAGAATTCACTGTACGGATCGCCTTTTCGACCAATAAGCAGGTAGTCGGCTGTATCATCCTTCAGTCGAGTTTCTGTTACTGAGTTATGGCTGGCATATCAGATTTAGCATCACTCCCAAGTTCACGGGATTGTTAGTTGATCGCCTTGGTTCTGTCCGTAAGCAACACAATGGCCACGCAATCAGATACTAATCTTGATCAAATAGAGCATCAACATGGTCAAGACTTGCGTGGGTGTTTTATTCGTTCATCTTGAAATCCCCCAAGCGAGAGCAAGCAGCCTCTTTCTCCACAAGCTTACGTTTTCTTTGTTGAGCTGACGCAGCTGCCCAGCAAGGTGCTCGCAAGTTCACAACCTCTGGTATGGCTAGATACGATGTTAATGGTTCTACGGAATTCCTTAGTGAAGAGTACCTGAGAGAGAGAATCAAGGAGTGGTGTCCCTGGTGTTTCGAGGGTGTTTGAGAGGCTTATACTCGTCTGTACCTGATCGGGAAAACCATGGGACCCCTCAGTGCCGTCGCTGGGGAGACCCTTTTCTGGGTCGCCAATAGCCAATCAGAATCTGCGATACACTCCTGCATAGTTACCCCTGAGTCACAAACACAAAGTTGGCGGTACGTACACATATCTCCAGATTGGGAACTCCGTTCTACATACTTCATGAGACGCAGCCTCACCTCATTTCGGCCTCAGTCCGGGGCCTTTGTATGAGCCGCGCACGCTGTGAATCTGCGAGTCTAAAAGGGCGAAGATTGGGGGTAATTGCTCGATCATTTACAGATAAGCGGGCTGACTGACTACATCAAAGCGAGGCGCAGCACGCCTCCTTGTCAAGTTACAGCACAAGGTTGTTTCATAACGCTGAAGTTGACTTGTGAGAGGaagtctttttttccctctctctttttttgggAAACAGAGCCTCCTTGTCGTCGCAAAGACGTGGACGGGGTGGGGTGATCTTCAACTCATTAGCGGATCCCAACCCATTGGGTAAAGGTGAATGCACATGCGTACCCATGCAGATCCGTTCGAAGAGCAGTCTTTCTCTAGTGcagaaagagaggaaagtcGGTGGATGAGGCGAGGCCGAAAACGATTGCGGAAAACTTGCATTCTTCTGCTTGACATTCTCTTTCTACTCCTTTCgatatttcttttccttaGACTCTTCAACACTCACGGCATTTTTGGGAGTTCAGTTCTAGTCGTTTGCTCATTACACTCGATACCAGGCTCGGGGACAGAGAGCCGAGACCCTTTCCCACGATCCCAATCACCGCAACTCCTCCACGGGGGTCAATCTGAAAGTAACAATAATGCCATCACTCATCTCATCTCTGGCAACGGCGCTATTACTGGTCTCTGGAATTTGCGCCATTCCACAGGGACCATCTGGAGCCGAGAGTGGGATCGTAAGCGCGGTATCGGCAGCCTCGGTATCAACGGCAGGCGTAGCCGTCTCtcaagcaacaacagcatcaCCGTCAACGAGCAACGCCGCCAGTGGTATCTCTGCCTGTAACAACTCACCGTTGCTTTGCGATCGGGCCTACAACAATGTCACTCACATGGGCGCGCACGATTCGTCCTTTCTCCGTGATGCGAGCACCAGTGACAGCTTAGCCGGCAATCAGTATTTCAACGCAACAGTCGCCCTCGACGCCGGTATCAGACTGCTCCAAGCCCAAGTCCACGATGTCAACGGGACACTCCAACTATGTCACACCAGCTGCAGCCTGCTAGACGCAGGGCCACTCCAAGACTGGCTGGCCAAGATAAAGTTCTGGATGGACAATAACCCCAACGAGGTGGTGACGATCTTGCTCGTCAACTCCGACAACAAGCTCGTTTCCGACTACGCCGCCGTGTTCGAGGGATCCGGTATCTCTACTTACGGCTACCAACTGAGCAACGGCAGCTCAGCCAGCAACACCTGGCCCACGCTAGGAGACATGATCACCTCCAACAAGCGCCTGGTCACCTTCATCGCCTCCATCGACTACTCGCCCACCTACCCGTACCTGCTAAGCGAGTTCGACCATGTCTTCGAAACCGCGTACAACGTCCTCAGCCTGAGCGGGTTCAACTGCACCCTGGATCGGCCCAAGGGACAGGGTTCGGCAGGGGACGCTATCTCGGCGGGG
Proteins encoded in this region:
- a CDS encoding CDC37, with translation MPVDYSKWDALELSDDSDVEVHPNVDKRSFIRAKQNQIHAERQQRKLQIETLKYERIINDTLIKRISSLLASLKAHASEVSSRNPGEVAFQAVIESAAGLDPKDDQPPPRPAGVHNAEQPLPTYTKMMATLLDDVNKTLEEKKVEQDKRYEATIAEVEEHLKKVTNLQGELLNKLDELEKIDKSKITSESIHTGFDSTHINKAKASTSGDKKEASKVELLNPNYSATDSLPAPSTTTNDDDDDAEIEASPAAKQFASIKADDYRESLAFLTKHPEILTEKETDGLLVLAFDAQLQNRDDYARNCVHQALLLQYCRALGRDGVALFFKRITTQGHQAQEVFFKDVQDTFYKIKNRAREINLQRAKEEAEGGSQEGVEQIQLHAVEPGTVININIPPADSEDPEVQQARAIFESFSPEMKKALESGKLDEVNKVLGKMKVEEAEELVSKFGDAGVLSLEEEIIDATTQEGQEKWKEIEAAKKHADEPAGDPE